The segment atgtctcaatgggcttttatGATGCATACATCTGTAAGGAAAACAACAACAGTTTCATGCTGTACCATTTCATGGGTTTATGAAATAACTATTAAATTAATCTAATCTGAATTTCTGCATTTAGTATAGGAACCACCTCTTTAATGAAATTTGATATGCTGGACATTGCATTCCAAAGGTTTATAAAGCCATATGCATCCATTTCATTCTagtttttgtttcactttgcTTTTTGTCTTTGTACAGATATTGtatctgtatgtgtctgtggaTGTACATAAAACAGAGAAGCAGAAAAAGAGACAGGCAGTGGTAACCCGATCGCTGACAGTCAGCACATGTCACTGCTATTTAATCCATGTGCCATCACTATTCACTCGATCAATCCCACCTGCTGATGAGAAAAGGGCTCTGTGAAGACTATTGTTCTTCATCTTAGTTTTTCACAGTTTATTCTAAGTGGTACAGTAGTTACTCAGcagttatttaacatttattgcaAATGTGACAAGTATTCAgttatataatgttatataatgaAATTGAATTATTGCAGATGGTTGCTTTAAAGAACATTTGTATCTATATTTTTAATGAGAGAACTCTTGCTTCTGTGTAGTTTGAGGGCACTGACACATGAACACTTTCTTACCGATCACTGGCTTTTGCTAAGAAGGAAGGTCTTAAATAATTTAGTTAACGGCACCTGTCCTGCTAGTCCCGTCCTACCTGTCCCAGAGACACAGCTGACTTCGCTTCACCTGACTTTTGAAATAACTCCAATCAAAATCCAACCAGAGCAAGACATAGACCTGCTGCTAAGTGATCAGACATAAGGTCAGTGATTCTGGTTTGGGTTTTTGTGCTGATGACTGAGTTAATATGTTTCAAGTTACAGATTCTGCTGGAAGACTAGAAGCATTTCATGAGTCCAGGTTAACACCATTGCTGTCATCAGTTTGCTTCTTATTTACTGGTACTGTTAGGTTGTGCTACAGTTGTGGAATTTCACTCACAGCTTGGTTCTCATTATGATAAGGATTATAATATGCAATATGATGCAAGTCAATTCCAGGTAACATGTAATATAAgaatattaaaacaattaatataaaaaatgtggcCATCCAGAGTTTATGGGAAAGAGGtctgtgttttatatattttatttgttctatttaaataatgtattaCAAAGTTTACGACAATCCAAAGGCTGGCACCATTTGAAATatgttaataatttaaattcatAAGAGCTAGTTATCCTGTATCCTTATTTTATATTGTACTAATTACTTTTGATAACTAGTAATAATAGTTGCTAGTATACACTAATGTAAAGTCCAGTGACTGCTACAGGCtcacattttattaagattTTAGTTTGGAATTAGGTTAGCATTAGAACCCCCAATTCATCCATTATGAACATCTTCGGTTCTGCAATTGGTTGGGACCATATTACATAGCTTAATCAACCAGAATAAATAATCAACCAGAGACAGGTCAGGCAGCTGGGCCAGAATAATGCCCACAGTCTCTTGTTACAGGGTCAGGTACTGGTAATGAAGTCAGAATGTGAGTTGGTGTTGTAAAACAAATGCTGGAATGTAAAAGATGAGTTCATGATCTGGATTATTTCAGATGTTTTTCTATTTGCATTTGAACATTTCTTCCTGCTGACACTATGACAAGTGATGGTTTTGGACCTGACAGCGTACGGTGTCTGACAATCATGACATCCATTATAGACAGGAGGCACTGACTGGGAAGAATGTATTCCTTTTGTCAATGTGAAGTAAAACTAATAGCTTTACCAGTTTAATGGATTCATAGTCAACATTTGGAGTTTTGTCTGCTGGACAGGTTGGTTTGAGTAGAGTGGAATGAGAACTCACAAAGCACAAAGGAACGGGAGGCTCAAGGCTGTTGTCAGTGTGACAtacacattttgtgtgaaaaGGACAAGGGCCAAATAGTGATGGCATCTCAGAAACTACAACTATTGTGGAATGTTTCCAGTCTGCAGTGGTTAGAACCTGCTAAGAGTGGTAAAAGGTAGGAAACTGGTGTACTGGTGACACCATCATGGGTGACCAATGCTAACCAATGTTAACCAATGCATGTTAAGAGTATTGTCTTATtcaacataaatacataaaaatatgaaaagtgtTAAAAAGATTATGTAGGCAATACCATAATCCTGATTTTGTTTTAAAGTCCACTAAAGGTGATGTTatgcaaaaacaagaaaaaataaataaattatttaataaaagaaatgaacttAGATGCAAATTTGGCCTGGTGTCTTTTTTGACAGCAAATGTTTCCTCTGTGCAGAcctctggagcaaatcaaacATGTGTAGTCTCTTTCTCATGATAGATGCATTTACTTTAACCTGAGGTAAGAGCTTCATATGTTTCACGATGACATTTGAGGATTTGAGGGACTTGTTAGGATTGATTTATAAATGGTGAATATTATTAAACATGTTGTGCTATAAACTGTTACAGTTTAAATAGAGTATGCTACAATGTATTGCATAATCCATTATTTTGACTTGTTGTTGTAGGATGGTGTCTCCAGCCATTGCTTTGGCCTTCCTGCCCCTCTTAATAACACTGCTGATCCGGTACCGGTACTACTTTGTTCTACTGTATCGGGCAGTTCTGGTTCGCTGGGTGCAGGACTTACTGACGGGTCTAAGCAGGGAGGAGAGGGCTTTCCAGTATATTTTGACTCACTCCATTCCCGGAGACCCCCAGAGTATCCTGGACACGTTTGACCACTGGTGTAGTAAAGTAGAATTCATCAGCAATATCGGTCCCAAgaaaggtgagtgtgttatttGTATGCCTTTGTTAAGATCTTCCTCTTTCTATTCCATTCGTATTGATATTTTATGATATAGAGTATATTTGTGTCATATGCAGGAAAAATACTGGACCGGTTGTTGGAGGAGATTCGTCCGCTGACAGTGCTTGAGTTGGGCACCCACTGTGGATATAGCACTGTAAGAATTGCCCGTTCTCTGCCGCTGGGTGCTCGCCTGTACTCTATTGAGATGCATGAGAAGAATGCCCAGATAGCGGAGAAGATCATCCGTCTGGCCGGGTTTGATGATGACACAGTGAGGAATTTGAGTCTGAACATTTTTCAAGCACAGTAATTAGCATTCAgatttacttcattttttttcatttcctgtcaTACCCCTAGGTGGAGCTTGTTGTGAGTCCATCGGATGAGGTCATTCCACGTCTGCGTGAAGACTATGGTGTAGAGCATTTGGATTTTGTGTTTATGGACCACTGGAAACGCTGTTACCTTCCAGACCTACAGTTGCTGGAGGGGAGTGGGCTGCTGGGAGAGGGCTCTGTTGTGTTGGCTGACAATGTTGTGTTCCCTGGGGCACCAAACTTTTTGCGTTATGTGCGTAACTCAGGCCTCTATGAGTTGCGCCTGCACCGTGCCTCACTGGAGTACATCCGGGGCATCCGTGATGGCATGGCTGAACTTGTCCACCGAGGGGTGAAATGAGAGCAATACAAGcccaacataaaataaaaatgtacaaccAAATATAACTGCTTTGAAATTCAGTACATGTCGGACACATATCTCCACtagactgattttttttttttgactgtttttctgttcttttcatgCACGCTACATGCTCAAGTAAAGAACATTCAGTTTCTCACTTGTCAATATTGGACTGCTACAGCAGTagtacagtgggtatggaaagtattcaggcccccttaaatttttcactctttattatattgcagACGAGTtgattttttccctcattaaatgtacacacagcaccccatattgacagaaaaacacagaattgacaaaagcacagacttttttgcagaattattaaaaaagaaaaactgaaatatcacaatgtcctaagtattcagaccctttgctcagtatttagtagaagcacccttttgatcttGTTAtacattgtcttgttggaaggtaaacctttgcGCCGGTCTGAGGACCTGAGCACTTTGGAGAAGGCTATCCCTGAATAtccagtcatcctgtccctgcagctgcaaaacggcaccacagcatgatgctgccactacCATATTTCACTGtagggactgtattggacaggtgatgagcactGCCTTTTCTACACATACTGAATAGAATTAagctaaaaaaattatatcatcaGActagagaatcttatttctcaccatcttggagacCTTTGGTgtgacattacattaaaaagcTATTTCtacatatttgtaatatataatataaggTAGTAAAATTATCTCTGTAACCAGTTCTGAGACAGTGATCTCATTTGATCAGAGGTTTACTTGTGATCATTCATATGCAAAAAGTATTGCTGAAACAGGAAAGTATTGTCATTTAATTTAGATGTGCTGCAATGTTCAATATATTTAGGAAATACTAATGCTTCTAATCAAACaatatatgcaatatatgtTCAAATGAATACTATATCGGAAGTTCGTACAAAGAGCTATCCAGTACATTTATACTCTGACGCATTGTCTTTTAATTTTGTTGGTTTCAACTTTCGTTCCCAAAAGGAAGTTAAATGCGGAAGTTCACTTTTCACACTGTGCGGGTTAAATTGTCATAAATGAAAGAGTCTCGAACAGAAAAGCAGGACTCTGATTCGTCCGACGTATCACGTGGCAGGACAAAGCAAACAAGCAGCAATGCAGATGGACAAGTCAATGCACTTTTCAGAGTCTCGTGCTTCAGTGCGTCAGTAGCTTTATGCTAACATCTTTAGTTCACTTAACAATGCAGTGCAGTGGAATATAACATACATAACAAATGCACTGGCATTAATATGAAATCTCTTTTATATTCGGTCTCTCTTTACCGAATTCGTATAGCTTTGGACTGTAGCTTCACCTGCGACCGCACTAACTAAGTCGCAGTCGATAAGAACTGCATAATAAGCGTTTTAATTCAGAGTCGTCGGGCTTGAACAGAAACTTTTAAGCGCTCTCATCACATGACCGTTCCCACTTCCGTTCCGGGGCGCGTAATTAACAGCTAGAGCAAAAGACGTGTTTGGGATTTGTGGTGATTCTTgaattattttctgtaaaatgttaaatgttagtcagaagtgaagtgatgcagGTTAGTGTTTCGTAGAAAGCAGCCGTTTTTCGTCTCTAAAACTCTCTCCGTGATGAGTGAACGGACCCCCCTGTTGCACTATCGCCTGTCCACCAGCGTAAATGAGTCCGGTGACCACGGACCGAACCCCGGGTCGTCGGTCGAGGCCAACCAGGCTTTGGCGCGACGGAGACCCCAGAGTCAGCCGCAGAAACTCTCCACCTTTTTCGGAGTCGTAATCCCCACCCTGCTCTCCATGTTCAGCGTGGTGGTGTTTCTTCGTATAGGTAGGCGCGAATTTTACTTTCGTTCCCGTGGCGTTTCTCCACTGCTGATCGTTTTGCTTTTATTCGTAAGATTTGCGCTGAAGTACATCATGGGGAAACGACAGAGTGCTGTATGACTCGTCATGACACTTTTTAACGCACAGCCGCCTGGCTCTGGCGAGGGAAGCAAATTCATTCCGTAGGTTAATGCAGAattgtgatttcttttttcttcttcacagCAGAAAAATGCTGCAGTCAATCATGCTGACAATGACCATAAATCACAGTTCTGTCGGTGGCTGTGTATGAGTGCGTCGGATCACAAGGGTAAAACTCTCAGCTGTAATATTGCTCCAGCCTACGTTTACTACCGCCACTAACATTACATAGAAGAACAATAACTCTCTATTAATGTCAGCGTGTCCGTTTAATTTCATTAGTCCCGTAATCCGAGATTTCTTTGTAAATGGGAGtcatgtgaagtgtgtgtaaatggtatAAAAAGGTAAGGGCATGGAGTGAAAACTCCTAGCATCTATATTCAAGGCTCCTTTTATACAGATAGATGGGTAAAAGTATAACCAGTTTCATTTGTAGCACCGACTGAATGAACTTGTTGAAATGGTTGATGAATATGTATTATGATTAGAAAACATTCTTGTGTATTCAAATGCGCTCTTTGGTCTGATCATATAAATGTCACCACAAGTAAAAACATTGCAAGGTTGTGATTGCATTGTTACATGGTCCATGTATTACATAATATCATAAAACTATCACGTGATGTGTGATCTTGCAATCCTTATGACTTTCAGTTTATAACAAGAGATTGACGTGGTTTTCATGAGTTCATTAGATCTATCGAATAGAATCTGTGGACTGAAGGTTCTATCTTCTCATTTGTGAATATATCTACATAAAGGAAATATGCGAATGGACACTTTAAAGCAGCACTAAATGTGTTACATTTAGAATTATTGTCTATGTTTTGCTCTAAGACATGTGTTATGGGCATTTGATATGGGGAAAATGAAGATTTCTGGaggtgtggtaaatgtccaaaaattacagtttattgaaaaactgactgaaaaacataaaacaagaaaagaataTGAATACAagtctgttgttgttgtttccatTCAACAATTGCATCACTGGGTGCCAAAACTCAACATCTATATACCAACAGGTTAATCTTAGCACTTCCTTTTTATTTGTTAGAAGCAAAATCCTtctgacaaataaaacaataaaaacaagctAGGACAAAATCGCAAAAACAGCCAACCTTACCTTTACCTTACAGCTTTAAAAATTGTTCTCACTGTGTGATTAAAAATTATTCTGTTTGTGCAAAAGGAGTGTTGCATTCCATTATTAATACAGTTATTTCTCATATTATGAGagttattttattacatattattacagttatttCTCATAttattaacttttaaaaattcaaaCAGAACAAACTGACTTCAGGGCTGAATACAGAATTGGAGCTTTTCAATTACATTCCTGAAGGAAAATAAAggataataaaatgttttgtctgTGCTTCTTACTTTTTGCAGATACCTGAAATGGCGGTAAGCAAACCAGGATATAGTATTCCATCCCATAACATCTACAGTGTTTCATTGAGTGCTGAACACAAGCTTGAAGCACAAAAGGGTTTTTCTACCCATTCATAGAACAGAATTTACCTGCTAAATTTGACCTACCATGAAAACAGTTATTGAGAAGAAAAGACAAGGTTATTAAGACATTATATCATAATTTTGAGTTCCTGCACATGAATGAGTAAACTTTCGTTGCAGACTTGTAAACTTTATTAGCATTATCTGTAGCATCATGGTTAActcgctccttttttttttcttcttccataAAACATTAGCCACACCAGGGAAGACCTTAAAATCTGTGTACCAAGCTTGTGTACAGTGTTGCCTAATCACAGCATTCCAGCAGTTGCATTATTTGGTTTATTATGTTGTGTGGAGCAGAGTGAAAAGCATGTATGCCTGCTGTGCATGCACTAGGTCAAACCCTGATCCAGTCAATCATGTGATTACATGGTCCATAGTTTCTGCTACTTCATTCTTCTGGCTGATATGGTCTCAACATTATGTGCTTGTTTCTAGTACAGAAAATGTAAAGACATAAAGTTTAAGAATTTGGCAGATTGATGATTATTAAACAATTGACAGTGTTTTCCCTTAAACATACTTTTTAGTATGGTTAAAGATAAGTATTGCTTATTTAATTTGTGCATTAATATCAGTTATATTTGTGGTTAGTGTTTATTGTATGCTAAATATTATCCAAAATATatactttaattttaattaagcTGTTTGGTGTAATCATACTTACTGGAATGTCAGTGGTCTGAACCAGTACAGACTGATTTGGATTTAAGATTTGGTTTTGCAGTCAGAATGCCAAAACTATGCATTAGACAATAAATCAGTATGGTACAGTAAGTAAAATTAGCTGGCAAAGTACTGAACCACTGGTCATATACTTTGGTCAGTTTTGGGTTTGTTTGGCTCTTTTGGGCTGAAAAGAATCAAGAAAAATgagtggagaaagagagaagctgCTGTCACATGACAAGCATTCAAAGTTCCGAAGTGTGCAATGGATAGGGTTCAATGTGGGCATTGCAATGTTCCACGTAAACTTAAAAATGAACTTTGACCCTGCTTACTAGTGCTGTTTCTGGgcaaaacatataaaataacaCTTAACACACACCCCCAGCTGTTACAAGTAGAGAAGGAACAGTGGGCTTTCAATGTTTtgagctgtttttttcttgattaattatttaaaatagtaATACTCAAGCATACATGCTCTGATATATAAGTTCACTTAATTTATGATCATGACTGAGTACTGCTGGTAGCCAGtataaaaaattttatttgataGAATGGCGATTGGGAAGTCCAAGGAGCTCAGTGAATATGTAAGACAGAGAATTACAAATCTAAGGGATGCAGGATGTTCATAGCAGGTCCCTcccccagagaatttcccacccctcccctaaaacattttgTCCACCAACCATCATTGCTTGAAAACGTTCTAAGCATTGCAAtttctctgtgattggatgacaattttttttttctagaaaaatgctgacacgacttcctcTCTGCGTTATTTGATGTTATTTGCaggaatgccccctcaacttctcattgtgggactggatcaaagtgtaattctgcaccaaagctaaattttggaaagagacttcagatacaatattaggggaccaataagactaATATATCAATAAGACAAACGTCCACCAGCAAGTTGTTTGTTTGGAATCAATTGAAACACGCGACAACTGCTGCTTCATCGTCATTTCAACTTCATTATTTATACAGACATCTAAGGCCACAACTGAAGCCACACAGTGTTGATACCCTCTGATCTGTCTCCTTTGTGTAGGGTTTGTGGTGGGTCAGTGTGGCCTCTATCAAACAGTGGCAATGCTTCTGGTCGCGTATTTCATCATCAGCATGACTGTCCTGTCGGTGTGTGCCATTTCTACCAATGGAGCACTGGATGCAGGAGGAGCCTACTGTATCTTTTACCATCCACATGtgctcacacactctcacacaccaaGCTGCATTGCCCTACCAAATAGAAAGTGTTGCACACACTAATATTTTTGTCAATCAGATTTGGCTTTGATTAGAGCTGGCATTCTAAGTGACATTCTTGTTTCATAGACAACATTTACTTGTTACATGCATCAGCTTGtcacaacatttttttcagtcaaGTCGAGATTCCAAGATTTTTGAGGATTTAGGGAGTCAGGACTGGTGGCCAGcccatgtgtgaaaatgtggcCTCATGCTGGGGTTGTGGTTATTTGCTTGATACAGGCTAATAATTTCCATGAGCATGTGACATCCCTTCCAATATTGTGATTTAAGAAATGAGAAAGTAGTCACACTATTTTGGAACTACTATTTTGGAACAGAGCTATGTGTTGTATAAATACATTGCagataaatggataaaacaagAATGAAAAACAATCCTCAGTGATTTTAGCAAAATGAAGAAACCCTTTATGTACATGTAAAAATGATCTTAAATGGTTACACTGAGAATTCTAGTTTTGTAATGATCTTGAACTATGTGCATACATCTAAAGTATTTATGTGTGAGCCTTAACAGAGTGTTTGTAGACATGATCAGTCGTGCTCTCGGCCCAGAGTTTGGAGGCAGCATCGGCCTGATGTTCTTCCTGGCAAATGTGTGTGGCAGTGCCCTCTATGTTCTGGGGCTTGTGGAGGCAATGCTTGCTACCTTTGGTGCTGTTGaaggtaagtttttttttttttttttggatttgtttgagtctacgcaaaaaaaaaaaaaaaaacatttacaaatgagagaatttttttttttttttcaaattagaTGTATCACTCTTTATCACTTTGTCTTCCTTAGACACAGCCACCCATGGGATTGCATATGAGGTGATGCCCACTGGATATTGGTGGTCTCTGTTATATGGCACCGCCATCCTGCTCCTCTGTCTGCTGGTATGCCTGGTTGGTGCCCACATCTATGCCAAGGCCACTTTCCTGATCTTCCTGGTGGTGATGCTGGTGTTGGGAACCATTTTTGTCAGCTTCTTTGCTGTGGGTCCGCGTGTTGTGGCCCTGCCCCCTTCTGCTGCTGGAAATTCCACCTCACCAACCAGTGCCAACTTCACTGGATTCAAACTTGACACACTAATGGGAAACCTgcaaggtgtgtgagtgtgtgtgtgtgtgtgtgtgtatatatatttatttgtggatttttgaaacaTTTCTCACTGTGCCTGATTCACAAATGTGTTGCAAACGgtagccaatcacatcaactgataATCGAGAGTACCGCAATGTTGTCAACATTTTGACTAAATGAAATGTCATAAAAAGAATCAGGACAAGTCATAAATATAATAGAATGCTCCAGTGTAGTAACTGTGTTTAtgatgaatttaaatgaaagtcttGGTGCAggattacagccacttttagccagtcccacaaagAGATTTCCCCCAGGATGTTTACACCTAACTCCTTTTTTGGCcaatgcaggaccatagacaagCTAGGGGAAActagtaataatgttaaatagtcTCACAAAGGGAGATTTTCATAATAGATGACCTTTAAGG is part of the Denticeps clupeoides chromosome 19, fDenClu1.1, whole genome shotgun sequence genome and harbors:
- the tomt gene encoding transmembrane O-methyltransferase homolog; this translates as MVSPAIALAFLPLLITLLIRYRYYFVLLYRAVLVRWVQDLLTGLSREERAFQYILTHSIPGDPQSILDTFDHWCSKVEFISNIGPKKGKILDRLLEEIRPLTVLELGTHCGYSTVRIARSLPLGARLYSIEMHEKNAQIAEKIIRLAGFDDDTVELVVSPSDEVIPRLREDYGVEHLDFVFMDHWKRCYLPDLQLLEGSGLLGEGSVVLADNVVFPGAPNFLRYVRNSGLYELRLHRASLEYIRGIRDGMAELVHRGVK